A single genomic interval of Dromiciops gliroides isolate mDroGli1 chromosome 1, mDroGli1.pri, whole genome shotgun sequence harbors:
- the LOC122736486 gene encoding TBC1 domain family member 20-like: MRRARGTGDRRGGRDRGRTGAKTGEGKLTSQQTRGLKNKPNAESWRSQKLLQIHEALSQDPVDVELLRMAAQSRGGLLSDQVRRKVWPRLLGLSPYDLPPHPGRSPLQDHRDYHQVQMDVERSLAHFPRGMRPEQRAVLQEQLVAVILAVLSSRPELHYYQGYHEVALALLLVLGPRAAAALLGQLSMHHLRDFMDPTMDNTWHILNYLLPLLARESPQLHSFMERAEVGTVFALSWLLTWFGHVLPEPTHVLRLMDFFLASHPLMPVYVAAAVVLHREPEVLAGPCDMPTLHQLLSRLPQPLPTESLLAQALNLFTRHPHSELAQQAAVRKNSSLSIEGSFTALRAASAHQRPDWVLQKQRQQPGCQKPSRSQSGPSTLVKAAVWGLSATLGAAALAVTQTALGWGPEVLWKIF, encoded by the exons ATGAGACGGGCCCGCGGAACCGGAGACCGCCGGGGAGGCCGGGACCGGGGCAGGACCGGGGCCAAGACTGGCGAGGGGAAACTGACATCGCAGCAAACCCGTGGCCTCAAGAATAAGCCGAACGCAG AATCCTGGAGAAGTCAGAAACTGCTGCAGATTCATGAAGCCCTGAGCCAGGACCCAGTTGATGTGGAGTTACTTCGAATGGCTGCCCAGAGCCGAGGGGGCCTACTTAGCGACCAGGTCCGGAGGAAGGTCTGGCCCCGGCTTCTGGGTCTCAGTCCCTATGACCTGCCACCCCATCCAG GTCGAAGCCCACTCCAGGACCACAGGGACTATCACCAGGTGCAAATGGACGTGGAGCGCTCCCTGGCCCACTTTCCCCGGG GGATGCGCCCGGAGCAGCGGGCAGTGCTACAGGAGCAGCTGGTGGCTGTGATCCTGGCTGTGCTGAGCTCTCGGCCAGAGCTGCACTATTACCAGGGCTACCATGAGGTGGCGCTGGCTCTGCTGCTGGTGCTGGGGCCCCGAGCAGCAGCTGCCTTGCTGGGTCAACTCTCCATGCACCATCTCAG GGACTTCATGGACCCCACAATGGATAACACCTGGCACATCCTGAACTACTTGCTGCCTCTGCTGGCCCGGGAGAGTCCTCAGTTACACAGCTTCATGGAGAG GGCCGAGGTGGGTACAGTATTTGCCCTAAGCTGGCTCCTGACCTGGTTTGGCCATGTGCTACCTGAGCCTACCCACGTGCTGCGCCTCATGGACTTCTTCCTAGCTTCTCACCCGCTTATGCCTGTCTACGTGGCCGCTGCG GTGGTTCTGCACCGGGAGCCAGAGGTGCTAGCAGGGCCCTGTGACATGCCAACCTTGCACCAGCTGCTATCTCGCCTGCCACAGCCCTTGCCCACTGAGTCCCTCCTGGCCCAGGCCCTGAACCTCTTTACCCGACACCCCCATTCTGAGCTGGCCCAGCAGGCTGCTGTGAGGAAAAATAGCAG CTTGTCCATCGAGGGCTCCTTCACAGCTCTCCGAGCAGCCTCGGCGCACCAGCGGCCCGACTGGGTCCTGCAGAAGCAGCGGCAGCAGCCAGGGTGCCAGAAACCTTCAAGGAGTCAGAGTGGGCCCAGCACCTTGGTGAAAGCAGCTGTGTGGGGTCTCTCGGCCACGTTAGGGGCAGCAGCCCTGGCTGTCACACAGACTGCGCTGGGCTGGGGCCCCGAAGTTCTCTGGAAGATCTTCTAA